One Kineococcus radiotolerans SRS30216 = ATCC BAA-149 DNA window includes the following coding sequences:
- a CDS encoding ROK family transcriptional regulator, translating into MRRGTNLPWVGDYNQAVVLDGIRRHPGTSRTELAAATGLTLQTVSNIVRRLLERGLVQEGVALLRDGAGRGAGKPRTALSVRPGAALAVGVQFEREHVDAVLLDLSGVVVGVDREPLPDPLAPVELVVAHAAGLVRRLVGAGGADEGAVRGVGVAVPGPLDFTGPVRSSAINLPGWRGVAIADLLAAATGLPVLVENDATAAAVGDLWRSPRTGRSFLYVHVGAGIGGGVVLRDEVLRGDSGNAGEIGHVVVDPAGPRCPCGSRGCLEAVAAPAAVVRRYVERVGSRTARAAGLRLAGRTVLDDHDLLGARAGAGDREAARVLDAAADDVARVVLGVVNVLDVSEVVLGGAGLRRSGERVRAALAARLGTAMTREVHPVAVRLGEAGEQAGALGAAGAVLHEALSSTWAGVHAPVRQVVISPVAPVH; encoded by the coding sequence GTGCGACGTGGCACGAACCTGCCCTGGGTGGGGGACTACAACCAGGCGGTGGTGCTCGACGGCATCCGTCGTCACCCCGGGACCTCCCGCACGGAGCTGGCGGCGGCGACGGGGCTGACCCTGCAGACGGTCTCGAACATCGTCCGGCGCCTCCTCGAACGCGGACTGGTCCAGGAGGGGGTCGCCCTGCTGCGCGACGGCGCCGGCCGGGGGGCGGGCAAACCCCGGACCGCGCTGTCGGTGCGACCCGGCGCGGCCCTGGCCGTCGGCGTCCAGTTCGAGCGCGAGCACGTCGACGCCGTCCTGCTGGACCTGTCCGGGGTGGTCGTCGGGGTCGACCGGGAGCCGCTGCCGGACCCGCTGGCCCCCGTCGAGCTCGTCGTGGCCCACGCCGCCGGCCTCGTCCGCCGCCTCGTGGGCGCCGGGGGCGCGGACGAGGGGGCCGTGCGCGGGGTGGGGGTGGCGGTCCCGGGGCCGCTGGACTTCACCGGCCCCGTGCGCAGCTCGGCGATCAACCTGCCGGGCTGGCGCGGGGTGGCGATCGCGGACCTGCTGGCCGCGGCCACCGGGCTGCCGGTCCTGGTGGAGAACGACGCCACCGCCGCGGCGGTCGGGGACCTCTGGCGCTCACCGCGCACCGGCCGCAGCTTCCTCTACGTCCACGTCGGGGCGGGCATCGGCGGTGGGGTCGTGCTGCGCGACGAGGTGCTGCGCGGGGACTCCGGCAACGCCGGCGAGATCGGGCACGTCGTCGTCGACCCGGCCGGCCCGCGGTGCCCGTGCGGGTCCCGGGGGTGCCTTGAGGCGGTCGCCGCCCCCGCGGCCGTGGTGCGCCGCTACGTCGAACGGGTGGGCTCGCGCACCGCCCGGGCCGCGGGCCTGCGCCTGGCCGGGCGCACCGTCCTCGACGACCACGACCTGCTCGGCGCCCGCGCCGGAGCCGGGGACCGCGAGGCGGCGCGGGTGCTGGACGCCGCCGCCGACGACGTCGCCCGCGTGGTGCTCGGGGTCGTCAACGTCCTCGACGTCAGCGAGGTGGTGCTCGGCGGGGCGGGGCTGCGCCGCAGCGGGGAGCGGGTGCGCGCGGCGCTGGCCGCCCGGCTGGGGACGGCCATGACCCGCGAGGTCCACCCGGTCGCCGTGCGCCTGGGGGAGGCGGGGGAGCAGGCCGGGGCCCTCGGCGCCGCCGGCGCGGTGCTGCACGAGGCGCTGTCCTCGACGTGGGCGGGGGTGCACGCCCCGGTGCGTCAGGTGGTGATCTCGCCGGTCGCCCCGGTGCACTGA
- the rsmD gene encoding 16S rRNA (guanine(966)-N(2))-methyltransferase RsmD, with protein MTRIISGRAGGRRLKVPPGETTRPTSDRVREALFSALDAAGALEGAWVLDLYAGSGALGLEAASRGAVRVVLVEAARPAARTARANAEAVGLPGVRVVPERVERFVASAAAAVEGGWDLVLVDPPYAVAPEEVDALLADLVPLLAPGATVVVERSSRTAAPRWPEGFTDVRERRYGETSVWTARC; from the coding sequence GTGACGCGCATCATCTCCGGCCGTGCCGGCGGACGGCGGCTCAAGGTGCCGCCGGGGGAGACGACCCGCCCCACCAGCGACCGGGTGCGCGAGGCGCTGTTCTCCGCCCTCGACGCCGCCGGTGCGCTCGAGGGGGCCTGGGTGCTCGACCTGTACGCCGGGTCCGGCGCGCTGGGGCTGGAGGCGGCCAGCCGCGGTGCGGTGCGGGTCGTCCTCGTCGAGGCCGCCCGCCCCGCGGCGCGGACGGCGCGCGCCAACGCCGAGGCCGTGGGCCTGCCGGGGGTGCGGGTGGTGCCCGAGCGGGTGGAGCGGTTCGTCGCCTCCGCGGCCGCGGCGGTGGAGGGCGGGTGGGACCTCGTGCTGGTCGACCCGCCCTACGCCGTGGCCCCCGAGGAGGTCGACGCGCTGCTCGCCGACCTCGTCCCGCTGCTGGCGCCGGGGGCGACGGTCGTGGTCGAGCGGTCCTCCCGCACCGCCGCGCCGCGCTGGCCGGAGGGGTTCACCGACGTGCGCGAGCGCCGCTACGGCGAGACGAGCGTGTGGACGGCGCGCTGTTAG
- a CDS encoding extracellular solute-binding protein, translating to MRRRTFLTATGLGAGTVLGTAACGGDSQSGDSDSSATKVAYQQWGSGTVMKDYLTGVKSAYESANPGKTMELVPIVASENDYYTKLQLMMRSPRTSPDVVYEDTFLINSDITAGYLQPLDSFLGNWEEWNQFQDVAKGAAKAADGKTYGVPDGTDTRALWYNKDLFTQAGLSADWKPAGWDDVLAACRELKGKLPNVTPINIYAGKAAGEAASMQGFEMIFYGTGTTLYDPDQDKWNVGSPEFRDALTFLKTVYDEGLAPDPSIALDAQVSTRVQEEFLPGGTLAVNLDGSWVSSTWLETGGAPWPEWNDTMGQAPMPTRDGSDGGSISMSGGWTWAMTKNAANADDAWKVISTLTSFENNLRYNINAAAVAVRKDVATDPEYTGSNPTLEFFSGLVPVTQYRPQNTDYPRVSSEIQVAMEAVVTGQASVEEAANAYDDAVKGIVGEDRTATL from the coding sequence GTGCGTCGTCGTACCTTCCTGACAGCTACCGGCCTCGGCGCCGGGACCGTGCTCGGAACCGCCGCCTGCGGGGGCGATTCCCAGTCCGGGGACTCCGACAGCTCGGCGACCAAGGTCGCCTACCAGCAGTGGGGCTCCGGCACCGTGATGAAGGACTACCTCACCGGGGTGAAGTCGGCTTACGAGTCGGCGAACCCCGGCAAGACCATGGAACTCGTGCCGATCGTCGCCTCCGAGAACGACTACTACACCAAGCTCCAGCTGATGATGCGCTCGCCGCGCACCTCCCCGGACGTCGTGTACGAGGACACCTTCCTCATCAACTCCGACATCACCGCCGGGTACCTCCAGCCGCTCGACTCCTTCCTGGGGAACTGGGAGGAGTGGAACCAGTTCCAGGACGTCGCCAAGGGAGCCGCGAAGGCCGCCGACGGCAAGACGTACGGGGTTCCGGACGGCACCGACACCCGTGCCCTCTGGTACAACAAGGACCTGTTCACCCAGGCCGGCCTGTCCGCCGATTGGAAACCCGCCGGCTGGGACGACGTCCTGGCCGCCTGCCGGGAACTCAAGGGGAAGCTCCCGAACGTCACCCCGATCAACATCTACGCGGGCAAGGCGGCCGGCGAGGCGGCGTCGATGCAGGGTTTCGAGATGATCTTCTACGGAACCGGTACGACGCTCTACGACCCCGACCAAGACAAGTGGAACGTCGGCAGCCCGGAGTTCCGCGACGCCCTCACGTTCCTCAAGACGGTCTACGACGAGGGACTCGCGCCCGACCCGTCCATCGCCCTGGACGCCCAGGTGAGCACCCGGGTCCAGGAGGAGTTCCTCCCCGGCGGAACCCTGGCCGTGAACCTCGACGGGTCCTGGGTGTCGAGCACCTGGCTGGAGACCGGCGGGGCGCCGTGGCCGGAGTGGAACGACACCATGGGGCAGGCCCCGATGCCGACGCGGGACGGTTCGGACGGGGGCAGCATCAGCATGTCCGGCGGCTGGACGTGGGCCATGACCAAGAACGCCGCGAACGCCGACGACGCGTGGAAGGTCATCTCCACCCTGACCTCGTTCGAGAACAACCTCAGGTACAACATCAACGCCGCGGCCGTCGCCGTCCGCAAGGACGTCGCGACCGATCCCGAGTACACCGGGTCCAACCCCACGCTGGAGTTCTTCTCCGGCCTCGTCCCGGTGACGCAGTACCGGCCGCAGAACACCGACTACCCGCGCGTCTCCAGCGAGATCCAGGTGGCCATGGAAGCCGTCGTGACGGGCCAGGCCAGCGTCGAGGAAGCCGCGAACGCCTACGACGACGCGGTCAAGGGCATCGTCGGCGAGGACCGGACCGCGACGCTCTGA
- the rnc gene encoding ribonuclease III, with protein MEIDAGLLELALTHRSYAYEQGGLPTNERLEFLGDSVLGLVVTHELYTRFEDVSEGRLAKLRAAVVNSRALADIARGLDLGAHVRLGKGELGTGGRDKSSILADTMEAVIGAAFLSVGMDGAREFVLRLTSPLMDSSERLGAGTDWKTALQELTASEGLGVPSYAITDSGPDHAKNFTADAVVGGTVLGHGEGRSKKEAEQKAAAAAVEALREATAAAAVRSSR; from the coding sequence GTGGAGATCGACGCCGGGTTGCTGGAACTGGCCCTGACGCACCGCTCGTACGCCTACGAGCAGGGCGGGCTGCCCACCAACGAGCGGCTGGAGTTCCTCGGCGACTCCGTGCTGGGGCTCGTGGTGACCCACGAGCTGTACACCCGCTTCGAGGACGTCTCCGAGGGCCGGCTGGCCAAGCTGCGGGCCGCGGTGGTGAACTCCCGCGCGCTGGCCGACATCGCCCGCGGCCTGGACCTGGGGGCCCACGTGCGCCTGGGCAAGGGGGAGCTCGGCACCGGCGGGCGGGACAAGTCCTCCATCCTGGCCGACACCATGGAGGCCGTCATCGGGGCGGCGTTCCTCTCCGTGGGGATGGACGGGGCCCGGGAGTTCGTCCTGCGCCTCACCTCGCCCCTGATGGACTCCTCCGAGCGCCTCGGGGCCGGGACGGACTGGAAGACCGCGCTGCAGGAGCTCACCGCCTCCGAGGGGCTCGGGGTGCCCTCCTACGCGATCACGGACTCCGGTCCCGACCACGCCAAGAACTTCACCGCCGACGCCGTGGTCGGCGGGACGGTCCTGGGCCACGGCGAGGGCCGCAGCAAGAAGGAGGCCGAGCAGAAGGCCGCCGCGGCCGCCGTCGAGGCGCTGCGCGAGGCCACCGCGGCCGCGGCCGTGCGTTCCTCGCGCTGA
- a CDS encoding DUF6297 family protein gives MTGPAAGSRPDAPLLVGPLADQPHPTRRELLDEAAPSKAARGLRATLTDTYTTLLQVGIAFLLLLGGSGSLREALRSGLARSGEGPGWVPQTSAVVLAVGLSCSVIAFGLAAWCRLGPVSLPTAPTTWWTPLPVPRADLLRPVVRNRALGTALTGGLFTAWTSSVAFGVSGDLSGATVAGGLLGGFAVGAGTAAAGYALVVRPAVGAGVEALLRVGRVLDGVGVGLVLALAGSAVVGIRVDAVHPSAVLVPAVVVGTAALVVLAAVGRPAWSRVGEIPSPSLRRGASRLERLTSSVLQFDVREMGRALSADSGARRRRRARFTRAGGPVRAVLAADVVLLRRQPRRLVTAGVLALVPFVLASGTSAHRAVGALLLWLAGYAAATTLSEPARGLALVPAAARTLPISATGVVLVRWVPVAVLCSAWGALAVPLTVTASGLLHGGSPGTAWWSWALLGALAGPGFAAAGLRGAVRPDPDLSGPVIATAMGGLPPGAAAATTTGPDLAVLVSAPILLAVLARGAHDWLLLGQLVATLAAVGIGWAYAAHRARKIS, from the coding sequence ATGACCGGACCCGCCGCGGGATCCCGGCCGGACGCCCCGCTCCTGGTGGGGCCGCTCGCCGACCAGCCCCACCCCACCCGCCGGGAGCTGCTCGACGAGGCCGCCCCCTCCAAGGCGGCCCGCGGTCTGCGCGCCACCCTCACCGACACCTACACGACGCTGCTGCAGGTGGGGATCGCGTTCCTGCTCCTGCTCGGCGGCAGCGGGTCCCTGCGCGAGGCCCTGCGCAGCGGGCTGGCCCGCAGCGGCGAGGGACCGGGCTGGGTGCCGCAGACCTCCGCCGTCGTCCTCGCCGTCGGGCTCTCCTGCAGCGTCATCGCCTTCGGCCTCGCGGCGTGGTGCCGGCTGGGGCCGGTGAGCCTGCCCACCGCCCCGACGACGTGGTGGACCCCGCTGCCGGTGCCCCGCGCGGACCTGCTGCGGCCCGTGGTGCGCAACCGCGCGCTGGGCACGGCGCTCACGGGCGGGCTGTTCACGGCGTGGACCTCCTCGGTCGCCTTCGGGGTGAGCGGCGACCTCAGCGGCGCCACCGTCGCCGGCGGCCTCCTCGGGGGGTTCGCCGTCGGCGCCGGGACGGCGGCCGCGGGGTACGCCCTCGTCGTGCGCCCGGCCGTAGGGGCGGGGGTCGAGGCGCTGCTGCGGGTCGGGCGGGTCCTGGACGGGGTCGGGGTGGGGCTGGTGCTCGCCCTCGCGGGCTCGGCGGTCGTCGGGATCCGCGTCGACGCCGTGCACCCGAGCGCGGTCCTCGTGCCCGCCGTCGTCGTCGGGACGGCCGCCCTGGTCGTCCTCGCCGCGGTCGGGCGGCCCGCCTGGTCGCGCGTGGGGGAGATCCCCTCGCCCTCGTTGCGGCGCGGGGCGTCCCGGCTGGAGCGGCTGACCTCCTCGGTGCTGCAGTTCGACGTCCGCGAGATGGGGCGGGCGCTGTCGGCGGACTCCGGGGCGCGGCGCCGCCGCCGGGCCCGGTTCACCCGGGCCGGCGGGCCGGTCCGCGCGGTCCTCGCCGCCGACGTCGTCCTGCTGCGCCGCCAGCCGCGCCGGCTCGTCACCGCCGGCGTCCTGGCCCTGGTGCCCTTCGTCCTGGCCTCGGGGACCTCCGCGCACCGCGCGGTGGGCGCGCTGCTGCTGTGGCTGGCCGGCTACGCCGCCGCGACCACGCTGTCCGAACCGGCCCGCGGGCTGGCCCTGGTGCCCGCCGCCGCCCGGACGCTGCCGATCTCCGCGACCGGGGTCGTGCTGGTCCGCTGGGTCCCGGTCGCCGTGCTCTGCTCCGCGTGGGGCGCGCTCGCGGTGCCGCTCACCGTCACCGCCTCCGGCCTGCTGCACGGGGGGTCCCCGGGCACGGCGTGGTGGTCGTGGGCGCTGCTGGGGGCGCTGGCCGGGCCGGGGTTCGCCGCCGCGGGCCTGCGCGGCGCCGTCCGTCCCGACCCGGACCTGTCCGGCCCGGTCATCGCCACCGCCATGGGCGGGCTGCCGCCGGGGGCGGCCGCGGCCACCACGACGGGGCCCGACCTCGCCGTCCTGGTCAGCGCGCCGATCCTGCTCGCCGTGCTGGCGCGGGGGGCCCACGACTGGCTGCTGCTCGGCCAGCTCGTCGCGACCCTCGCGGCCGTGGGGATCGGCTGGGCCTACGCCGCGCACCGCGCGCGCAAGATCTCGTGA
- a CDS encoding carbohydrate ABC transporter permease — protein MTTETPTPAIATTKLSVAHKAVGPRTWVAGAAANLVTGVLGILFLIPLLWVVFAAFDADAGLKLEWPGSDLSLDNFRAVLTPETTYRPMWNGLVLCVGSTAIAIVVATLAAYPLSRFETRYKRPFLLTILFSTGLPITAIMVPVYGLFVQLNLVDTISGTVAFMATTALPMSIFLMKNFMDGVPLTLEEAAWTDGATSMQTLRHIVLPLMWPGMSVVMIFTFIGMWGNFFIPFILLLSPDRLPASVSIFTFFGQYGSVQWGQLAAYSILYTLPVVLLYVLLSRRLGGAFNFGGALKG, from the coding sequence ATGACCACCGAGACCCCCACCCCCGCGATCGCCACGACGAAGCTCTCCGTCGCGCACAAGGCGGTCGGCCCCCGCACCTGGGTCGCCGGGGCCGCCGCCAACCTCGTCACCGGCGTCCTCGGGATCCTGTTCCTGATCCCCCTGCTGTGGGTGGTGTTCGCGGCCTTCGACGCCGACGCCGGCCTGAAGCTGGAGTGGCCGGGGTCGGACCTCAGCCTGGACAACTTCCGGGCCGTGCTGACCCCGGAGACGACCTACCGCCCCATGTGGAACGGCCTCGTTCTGTGCGTCGGCTCCACCGCCATCGCCATCGTCGTCGCGACGCTGGCCGCCTACCCGCTGTCCCGCTTCGAGACCCGCTACAAGCGCCCGTTCCTGCTGACCATCCTGTTCTCGACCGGTCTGCCGATCACGGCGATCATGGTCCCGGTCTACGGGTTGTTCGTGCAGCTGAACCTCGTCGACACCATCAGCGGCACGGTGGCGTTCATGGCGACGACCGCGCTACCCATGTCGATCTTCCTCATGAAGAACTTCATGGACGGCGTCCCCCTCACCCTCGAGGAGGCCGCCTGGACCGACGGCGCGACGTCGATGCAGACGCTGCGCCACATCGTGCTGCCGCTCATGTGGCCCGGGATGTCGGTGGTGATGATCTTCACGTTCATCGGGATGTGGGGGAACTTCTTCATCCCCTTCATCCTGCTGCTCTCCCCCGACCGGCTGCCGGCCTCGGTGAGCATCTTCACCTTCTTCGGCCAGTACGGCTCGGTGCAGTGGGGCCAGCTCGCGGCCTACTCGATCCTCTACACCCTGCCCGTGGTCCTCCTCTACGTGCTGCTCTCGCGGCGCCTGGGCGGGGCGTTCAACTTCGGCGGCGCCCTCAAGGGCTGA
- the coaD gene encoding pantetheine-phosphate adenylyltransferase, producing MPEPLGTRRCVCPGSFDPVTLGHLDVLLRAAGMFDVVHVGVAVNPAKRGLLTGPERVGLVRAALEGSGDPRAERVVVEEFADGLLVDHCRRLGAGVVVKGLRGGTDYAYELPMALMNRHLAGVETVFLVGDPRFEHVSSSLVKEVARHGGDVSALVPPAVRAALVSRLGENADAPGA from the coding sequence GTGCCTGAGCCCCTGGGAACCCGCCGGTGCGTGTGCCCGGGCAGCTTCGACCCCGTGACCCTGGGGCACCTCGACGTGCTGCTGCGGGCGGCGGGGATGTTCGACGTCGTGCACGTGGGGGTCGCGGTCAACCCGGCCAAGCGCGGTCTCCTCACCGGCCCCGAGCGCGTCGGGCTGGTGCGCGCGGCCCTGGAGGGCAGCGGTGACCCGCGCGCCGAGCGCGTCGTCGTCGAGGAGTTCGCCGACGGGCTGCTCGTCGACCACTGCCGGCGGCTGGGGGCGGGGGTCGTGGTCAAGGGCCTGCGCGGGGGCACCGACTACGCCTACGAGCTGCCGATGGCCCTGATGAACCGGCACCTGGCCGGCGTGGAGACGGTGTTCCTCGTCGGCGACCCCCGCTTCGAGCACGTCTCCTCCTCGCTGGTGAAGGAGGTCGCCCGCCACGGCGGGGACGTCTCGGCCCTGGTCCCCCCGGCGGTGCGTGCCGCCCTGGTGTCGCGGCTGGGGGAGAATGCGGACGCGCCCGGGGCCTGA
- a CDS encoding ABC transporter ATP-binding protein, which produces MSRGRARPARDVVLALEDLRVGYGRPVCAPVTVDVAAGEALCLVGANGAGKSTVLRAVAGLLQPLGGTVTLRGRAVDERSAQFRREVASVFDEDAWFAELSVAEHLELVARGHGVRDVVGVVDAELEAQRLTGAADQLPGSLSSGQKRRLLLAAALVRPRAVLLLDEPEQRLDPTGREALAERLVAERDAGTALVLATHDVVLLRALATRAVVVDDPEVAPVCRVVDADEAARIVSDPVR; this is translated from the coding sequence GTGAGCCGGGGGAGGGCCCGCCCGGCCCGCGACGTCGTGCTGGCGCTGGAGGACCTGCGGGTCGGCTACGGCCGGCCCGTCTGCGCCCCGGTGACCGTCGACGTCGCGGCGGGGGAGGCGCTGTGCCTGGTCGGGGCCAACGGCGCGGGCAAGTCCACCGTGCTGCGCGCCGTCGCCGGGCTGCTGCAGCCCCTGGGCGGCACGGTGACCCTGCGCGGCCGGGCCGTCGACGAGCGGTCCGCGCAGTTCCGCCGCGAGGTCGCCTCCGTCTTCGACGAGGACGCCTGGTTCGCCGAGCTCTCCGTCGCCGAGCACCTCGAGCTCGTCGCCCGCGGGCACGGGGTCCGCGACGTCGTCGGGGTCGTCGACGCCGAGCTCGAGGCGCAACGGCTCACCGGGGCCGCCGACCAGCTGCCCGGGTCCCTCTCCAGCGGGCAGAAGCGCCGCCTGCTGCTGGCCGCCGCCCTCGTCCGCCCCCGCGCGGTCCTGCTGCTCGACGAACCCGAGCAGCGGCTCGACCCGACCGGGCGCGAGGCGCTGGCCGAACGCCTCGTCGCCGAGCGCGACGCCGGGACGGCGCTGGTCCTGGCCACCCACGACGTCGTCCTGCTGCGCGCGCTGGCCACCCGCGCCGTCGTCGTGGACGACCCCGAGGTGGCGCCGGTGTGCCGCGTGGTCGACGCCGACGAGGCCGCCCGGATCGTCAGCGACCCCGTCCGATGA
- a CDS encoding YceD family protein, translated as MTKGKVHEGQLDPNAPLVISTHDLGRRPGTMRTLKRTVPAPAELGIAVIGVPEGADLELDLRMEAVMEGVLVSGTVRGTAVGECGRCLTEVTQDLEVTLQELFAYPGKTPVELADDEDEIREVAQGELVDLEPAVRDAVVLELPFQPTCDGPCQQDYEIGVSEQAPPSEEPADPRWAALQSLLESSDDSPSGTREKS; from the coding sequence GTGACCAAGGGCAAGGTGCACGAAGGCCAGTTGGACCCCAACGCCCCCCTCGTGATCTCCACGCACGACCTGGGCCGTCGACCGGGGACGATGCGCACCCTCAAGCGCACCGTGCCGGCACCGGCGGAGCTCGGGATCGCCGTCATCGGCGTCCCCGAGGGGGCCGACCTCGAGCTCGACCTGCGGATGGAAGCCGTCATGGAGGGTGTGCTCGTCTCGGGCACCGTCCGCGGCACCGCCGTCGGGGAGTGCGGGCGGTGCCTCACCGAGGTGACCCAGGACCTCGAGGTCACCCTGCAGGAGCTGTTCGCCTACCCGGGCAAGACGCCCGTGGAACTGGCGGACGACGAGGACGAGATCCGTGAGGTCGCCCAGGGCGAGCTCGTCGACCTCGAACCCGCGGTCCGTGACGCCGTCGTGCTGGAACTGCCGTTCCAGCCCACGTGCGACGGCCCCTGCCAGCAGGACTACGAGATCGGCGTCTCCGAGCAGGCGCCGCCCTCCGAAGAACCGGCGGACCCCCGGTGGGCCGCCTTGCAGTCCCTGCTCGAGAGCAGTGACGACTCCCCGTCCGGAACCAGAGAGAAGAGCTGA
- a CDS encoding carbohydrate ABC transporter permease — protein MATLTRPTSGAPDRPELRRRTHPLSVDIARALPLTPAIALLLVFLAGPILWCVYAAFTNTALTGAGSGDTQFVGLDNFRAAFGSDTFRNSVVLTLVFTFLSAVVGQNLLGLGLALLQKRSAKLVRTLVGVTVIGAWVIPEVVAGYLWYAFLAEDGTLNEIIGVLGLGQNWLYTLPIIAVSLANVWRGTAFSMLVYNAALSEIPQEIEEAAEMDGATGWRRLRFVTVPMIKRTVTTNLMLITLQTLSVFGLIYTMTRGGPGTKSQTLPLYMYEQAFSFSQIGYGTAIALVLLAVGGVFSIVYMRLLRED, from the coding sequence GTGGCCACGCTCACCCGCCCCACGTCGGGAGCCCCGGACCGACCGGAACTCCGGCGCAGGACGCACCCGCTGTCGGTCGACATCGCCCGCGCCCTCCCGCTCACCCCGGCGATCGCGCTGCTGCTGGTGTTCCTCGCCGGCCCGATCCTGTGGTGCGTCTACGCCGCGTTCACGAACACGGCGCTCACCGGGGCCGGCTCGGGCGACACGCAGTTCGTGGGCCTGGACAACTTCCGGGCCGCGTTCGGCAGCGACACGTTCCGCAACTCCGTCGTCCTCACCCTGGTCTTCACGTTCCTCTCCGCCGTCGTCGGTCAGAACCTGCTCGGCCTGGGCCTGGCCCTGCTCCAGAAGCGCTCGGCGAAGCTCGTGCGCACCCTGGTGGGCGTCACCGTCATCGGCGCCTGGGTCATCCCCGAGGTCGTGGCCGGGTACCTCTGGTACGCGTTCCTGGCCGAGGACGGGACGCTGAACGAGATCATCGGCGTGCTGGGGCTGGGGCAGAACTGGCTCTACACGCTGCCGATCATCGCGGTGTCGCTGGCCAACGTCTGGCGCGGGACCGCGTTCTCCATGCTCGTCTACAACGCCGCCCTCTCCGAGATCCCGCAGGAGATCGAGGAGGCCGCCGAGATGGACGGGGCCACCGGCTGGCGGCGGCTGCGCTTCGTCACCGTCCCGATGATCAAGCGCACCGTGACCACCAACCTCATGCTCATCACGCTGCAGACGCTGTCGGTCTTCGGCCTCATCTACACGATGACCCGCGGCGGGCCCGGCACCAAGAGCCAGACGCTGCCGCTGTACATGTACGAACAGGCCTTCTCCTTCAGCCAGATCGGCTACGGCACCGCCATCGCCCTCGTCCTGCTCGCGGTCGGCGGGGTCTTCTCCATCGTCTACATGCGCCTGCTGCGCGAGGACTGA
- the rpmF gene encoding 50S ribosomal protein L32 encodes MAVPKRKMSRSNTRSRRSQWKAAEETLVTSTVRGQVAYSRPHTARVVTDSAGTPLYLEYKGRKVKDL; translated from the coding sequence GTGGCCGTCCCGAAGCGGAAGATGTCCCGCAGCAACACGCGTTCGCGCCGTTCGCAGTGGAAGGCGGCTGAGGAGACCCTGGTCACCAGCACCGTCCGCGGCCAGGTCGCGTACTCGCGCCCCCACACCGCGCGGGTCGTCACCGACTCCGCCGGCACCCCGCTGTACCTGGAGTACAAGGGCCGCAAGGTCAAGGACCTCTGA
- the mutM gene encoding bifunctional DNA-formamidopyrimidine glycosylase/DNA-(apurinic or apyrimidinic site) lyase codes for MPELPEVEVVRRGVARWVVGRTVSSARFLHPRVTRRHVAGPDDAGARTRGLVVADAVRRGKYLWLPLATPDGRAEEAMVVHLGMSGQLLVEAADAPEEKHLRAVWTFDDGGEDLRFVDQRTFGGIAVVPLVATPDGGPGGLGETPDGSWSGSMPAPVAHIARDPLDPAFDDAVFARRLRERTTGLKRALLDQTLVSGVGNIYADEALWRAKLHYARPTRSVTPAQAAALLAGLREVMTAALDAGGTSFDSLYVNVNGASGYFDRSLAVYGQEGRPCPRCGALVRRDAFMNRSSFSCPVCQPVPRSPHW; via the coding sequence GTGCCGGAGCTGCCCGAGGTCGAGGTCGTCCGCCGCGGGGTGGCCCGCTGGGTGGTGGGCCGGACGGTGTCCTCCGCCCGGTTCCTGCACCCGCGGGTGACCCGCCGCCACGTGGCGGGTCCCGACGACGCCGGGGCCCGCACCCGGGGCCTCGTCGTCGCCGACGCCGTGCGGCGCGGGAAGTACCTCTGGCTGCCGCTGGCCACCCCCGACGGCCGGGCCGAGGAGGCGATGGTCGTGCACCTGGGGATGAGCGGGCAGCTGCTCGTGGAGGCCGCCGACGCGCCGGAGGAGAAGCACCTGCGGGCGGTGTGGACCTTCGACGACGGCGGCGAGGACCTGCGCTTCGTGGACCAGCGGACCTTCGGCGGGATCGCCGTCGTGCCGCTGGTCGCGACCCCCGACGGCGGGCCCGGGGGACTGGGCGAGACCCCCGACGGGTCGTGGTCGGGGTCCATGCCCGCCCCCGTCGCGCACATCGCCCGCGACCCCCTCGACCCCGCCTTCGACGACGCGGTCTTCGCGCGGCGCCTGCGCGAGCGGACGACGGGGCTCAAGCGCGCCCTGCTGGACCAGACCCTGGTGTCGGGGGTGGGGAACATCTACGCCGACGAGGCGCTGTGGCGGGCGAAGCTGCACTACGCCCGCCCGACCCGTTCGGTGACCCCTGCGCAGGCCGCGGCGCTGCTGGCGGGGCTGCGCGAGGTGATGACGGCCGCGCTGGACGCGGGCGGCACGAGCTTCGACTCCCTCTACGTCAACGTGAACGGGGCCAGCGGGTACTTCGACCGGTCCCTGGCCGTGTACGGGCAGGAGGGCCGGCCGTGCCCGCGGTGCGGGGCCCTCGTGCGCCGCGACGCGTTCATGAACCGTTCCTCGTTCTCCTGCCCGGTCTGCCAGCCGGTCCCGCGCTCGCCGCACTGGTGA